Proteins co-encoded in one Geothermobacter ehrlichii genomic window:
- a CDS encoding ISL3 family transposase produces the protein MNPEALFAVALGISPPWKVVGVEFSQENKRLDIRIDFPRGAQFACPVCGTAAPVHDTTEKAWRHLSFFQYETYLTARVPRTKCPNQDCGVKQVAAPWVRAGSGFTLLFEALVMALARQMAVNAIAQLLQAHDTRLWRIICSYVESARDAEDFSGVTRLGADETSARRGHDYVTFFFDMDARKLLFGAHGKDHTTVERFVADLEAHGGSTENITDACIDMSKSFIKGLQDNFPKAVLTFDQFHVIKMMNDVLGKISAEEARQFPEELRKTRYLFLKNPDRLTKEQEQRLRSLTRFDLGSIKAYILKLGLQFVYFVENRQEAEILLKRWYRRAVRSKVDRIVKLAKAIKEHWRGILSYFDSRLTNGFLEGINSLIQVAKAKARGYRNPNNLIAMAYLIAGKLKFPQPT, from the coding sequence ATGAATCCTGAAGCGCTCTTTGCTGTTGCTCTTGGAATTTCCCCTCCCTGGAAAGTCGTGGGTGTCGAGTTTTCCCAGGAGAACAAGCGACTCGACATTCGCATCGACTTTCCACGAGGAGCCCAGTTTGCCTGCCCCGTCTGCGGGACTGCTGCTCCCGTTCACGACACTACCGAGAAGGCTTGGCGGCACCTGAGCTTCTTCCAGTATGAAACCTACCTGACGGCCCGGGTGCCGCGGACCAAATGTCCCAATCAGGACTGCGGAGTCAAGCAAGTGGCGGCTCCCTGGGTTCGGGCCGGCTCCGGGTTCACCCTGCTGTTTGAAGCTCTGGTGATGGCCCTGGCCCGCCAGATGGCGGTCAATGCCATCGCTCAGTTGCTTCAGGCCCACGATACCCGGCTGTGGCGCATCATCTGTAGCTATGTTGAATCTGCCCGTGACGCGGAAGATTTCTCCGGCGTGACGCGCCTTGGTGCGGATGAAACCAGCGCTAGACGGGGCCATGACTACGTCACCTTCTTCTTCGACATGGACGCGCGCAAACTACTGTTCGGCGCCCATGGCAAAGACCATACGACTGTGGAACGTTTTGTGGCTGACCTCGAAGCCCATGGCGGCAGCACGGAAAACATCACCGACGCCTGCATCGACATGTCAAAGTCCTTCATCAAGGGGCTGCAGGACAATTTCCCCAAGGCGGTACTGACATTCGATCAGTTTCACGTCATCAAGATGATGAACGACGTGCTGGGCAAGATCAGCGCTGAAGAGGCCCGTCAGTTTCCCGAAGAGTTGCGCAAGACTCGCTATCTATTCCTGAAAAACCCCGACCGGCTGACAAAGGAGCAGGAGCAGCGGCTGCGCAGCCTGACCCGATTCGACCTGGGGAGCATCAAAGCGTACATCCTCAAACTGGGCCTGCAATTCGTCTACTTCGTCGAGAACCGCCAGGAAGCGGAGATTCTTCTCAAGCGCTGGTACCGCAGAGCGGTCCGCAGCAAGGTCGATCGAATCGTCAAGCTGGCCAAAGCCATCAAAGAACACTGGCGGGGAATCCTGAGCTACTTCGACTCACGACTGACCAACGGCTTTCTGGAAGGGATCAACAGCCTCATCCAGGTGGCTAAGGCCAAAGCGAGAGGCTACCGGAATCCGAACAACCTGATTGCCATGGCATACCTCATTGCTGGCAAGCTCAAGTTCCCTCAACCCACTTGA